A genomic segment from Opitutaceae bacterium encodes:
- a CDS encoding efflux RND transporter periplasmic adaptor subunit encodes MSRNRWILPAVAGAVALVLGLMIGRVVFGGRPSVDRQAHDSAPTNAAVPATWTCSMHPQIRRPDPGACPICGMDLIPVIEDTHGDKGARVLILSESAKAIAAVSTSRVIRMSPEVEVRMVGKLDFDETRLKTLSARFTARIERLYINYTGIRVNSGDHLAEIYSPDLLAAQRELLTAVEYDPDGLTAEVARGKLRLWDLLPEQIDGIIRNGTARDLFELKAPLGGVVVQKNVKEGDYVKTGDPLFRIADLSVLWLPLKAFESDLQWLRYGQKVAFQVESFPGESFEGRIVFFDPVLDDRTRTVGVRVEVPNPDGRLKPGMFARAIVYSHIASGGRVIAPELAGKWISPMHPEVIKDGPGQCDVCGMDLVPIEALGYVTTAGEALPLVVPASAVLLTGKRAIVYVALPDRERPTYEGREITIGPRAGDVFIVLEGLAEGEEIVTDGAFKIDSALQILARPSMMNPVGGGTAPAHLHGADPGKEPTTGVDSDDGSGREKLLALGVDGARRILPFYLDLQKALAGDALEAAKTALLAMLETVGPGATLAPILHPMLEADDLDGIRRPGFDQLSNAIIPVVRANPGILAGPLYLIHCPMVYPDHGADWLQEGEGVLNPYFGAAMLNCGETKERIAPP; translated from the coding sequence ATGAGCCGAAACAGATGGATCCTGCCGGCCGTGGCCGGTGCCGTGGCCCTCGTTCTGGGATTGATGATCGGACGTGTCGTGTTTGGTGGGCGACCCTCGGTGGATCGGCAGGCTCATGATTCGGCTCCCACAAACGCGGCGGTGCCCGCGACCTGGACCTGTTCGATGCATCCGCAGATCCGGCGGCCGGACCCGGGGGCCTGCCCCATCTGCGGGATGGACCTCATTCCCGTGATCGAGGACACCCATGGGGATAAAGGGGCGCGTGTTCTCATCCTGTCGGAGAGTGCGAAGGCCATCGCCGCCGTCTCGACGAGCCGGGTCATCCGGATGTCGCCGGAGGTTGAGGTCCGGATGGTCGGCAAACTGGACTTCGATGAGACCCGTCTCAAGACGCTGAGCGCACGCTTTACGGCCCGGATCGAGCGGCTCTACATCAACTACACCGGGATCCGTGTCAATTCGGGCGACCATCTGGCGGAAATCTACAGTCCGGATCTGCTTGCGGCCCAGCGGGAGCTGCTCACGGCGGTCGAATATGATCCGGATGGGCTGACGGCCGAGGTGGCCAGGGGAAAGCTGCGCCTCTGGGATCTGCTGCCGGAGCAGATCGACGGGATTATCAGGAACGGAACGGCCCGGGATCTCTTCGAACTGAAGGCCCCTCTCGGCGGAGTGGTCGTCCAGAAGAACGTGAAGGAAGGGGATTATGTGAAGACCGGAGATCCTCTTTTCCGGATTGCCGATCTCTCCGTGCTCTGGCTCCCGCTCAAGGCCTTTGAGTCGGATCTTCAGTGGTTGCGCTACGGCCAGAAGGTCGCCTTCCAGGTCGAGTCCTTCCCGGGCGAGTCCTTTGAGGGCCGGATTGTTTTTTTTGACCCTGTCCTTGACGACCGCACCCGGACGGTCGGTGTCCGGGTCGAGGTTCCCAACCCGGATGGTCGCCTGAAGCCGGGAATGTTCGCCCGCGCGATCGTCTATTCCCACATCGCCTCGGGGGGGAGGGTGATTGCCCCCGAACTGGCCGGGAAATGGATCAGTCCGATGCACCCGGAAGTGATCAAGGATGGCCCGGGCCAATGCGACGTCTGCGGGATGGATCTGGTCCCCATCGAGGCTCTCGGCTACGTCACCACGGCCGGTGAGGCGCTCCCCCTGGTCGTGCCCGCCTCGGCGGTTCTCCTGACCGGCAAGCGGGCCATTGTCTACGTGGCCCTTCCGGATCGGGAGAGACCGACTTATGAGGGGCGGGAAATCACGATCGGACCACGGGCCGGAGATGTGTTCATCGTGCTCGAGGGATTGGCAGAAGGCGAGGAGATCGTGACGGACGGGGCGTTCAAGATCGACAGCGCCCTGCAGATTCTGGCCCGTCCGAGCATGATGAACCCTGTGGGGGGAGGCACTGCGCCCGCCCACCTTCATGGGGCGGATCCCGGTAAGGAGCCGACGACTGGGGTTGACTCCGATGACGGGAGCGGTCGGGAAAAGCTCCTCGCGCTTGGCGTCGATGGCGCTCGGCGAATCCTCCCGTTCTACCTGGATCTGCAGAAAGCGCTGGCCGGTGACGCGCTCGAAGCGGCGAAAACCGCTCTCCTGGCGATGCTTGAGACGGTCGGGCCCGGTGCAACCCTGGCGCCCATTCTCCATCCCATGCTTGAAGCGGACGACCTTGACGGGATCCGCAGACCCGGGTTTGACCAGCTTTCCAACGCCATCATCCCGGTCGTCCGCGCGAACCCGGGCATCCTGGCCGGTCCACTTTACCTGATCCATTGTCCGATGGTGTATCCGGATCATGGAGCCGATTGGCTGCAGGAGGGGGAAGGTGTCCTCAACCCCTACTTCGGGGCGGCCATGCTCAACTGCGGGGAAACGAAAGAACGGATTGCTCCGCCCTGA
- a CDS encoding TolC family protein, translated as MVTPAADSRSGKAGDFLSLWARRLRWPAAPCRKGVGSLFLLGLLGLPGAPLNGGGAEPEAPSVLGTSLEAFLERANSANPGLRAFEDHYEAAMQRIPRAGSLPDPRIQITNFVESVQTRTGTQENVVMLAQTVPWFGKLNQAKAAASAEAEALWFSYQARQLALARAVSFGYFEYGYLGRSLELTRQKLSLLRQLEPVVEERVRGGGDINPLLRLQVEIGMMDDREKSILRKREAESARLNGLLAQPAQGVLPWPEWAAPQTESLNLPGLLSALESNNPELAMLDRKVSSAEARRELAALENRPELTFGVNYIQTDAYPGSTAADAGNDPWGVTIGISIPIWAGKNESARGAALAARSAAGNERLDRENTLKAELAVRYSNLEDANRRLELYGDRLLSLARQALEITRASYEAGRATILDVIDSERSLLELELSYWRAAADAWQSRIHIQTLVNRPIPDVSPES; from the coding sequence GTGGTAACTCCAGCTGCAGATTCGAGATCCGGGAAGGCTGGCGATTTCCTGAGTCTCTGGGCCCGCCGGCTGCGCTGGCCGGCGGCTCCCTGCCGGAAAGGGGTCGGGAGTCTGTTCCTGTTGGGCCTGCTCGGTCTTCCAGGGGCTCCATTGAATGGCGGTGGCGCCGAGCCTGAAGCTCCGTCAGTCCTGGGAACGAGCCTGGAGGCTTTTCTGGAACGCGCCAATTCGGCAAATCCCGGACTCCGCGCCTTTGAGGATCATTATGAAGCTGCAATGCAACGGATTCCCCGCGCCGGCTCCTTGCCCGACCCGAGAATCCAGATCACCAACTTCGTGGAATCGGTTCAGACCCGGACCGGCACCCAGGAAAACGTGGTCATGCTCGCCCAGACTGTTCCTTGGTTTGGCAAACTCAACCAGGCCAAAGCCGCCGCCTCGGCCGAAGCCGAAGCTTTATGGTTCTCCTACCAGGCACGGCAACTGGCGCTCGCCCGCGCTGTTTCCTTCGGGTATTTCGAATACGGCTACCTTGGCCGATCGCTCGAGCTCACCCGTCAGAAACTCTCCCTCCTCAGGCAATTGGAGCCGGTGGTGGAGGAACGGGTTCGGGGCGGTGGCGACATCAATCCGCTGCTTCGGCTTCAGGTTGAGATCGGGATGATGGACGATCGCGAGAAATCCATCCTGAGGAAGCGCGAGGCCGAGAGTGCCCGCCTGAATGGGCTTCTTGCACAACCGGCACAGGGGGTGTTGCCCTGGCCCGAATGGGCCGCCCCGCAAACGGAATCGCTGAACCTGCCGGGATTGTTGAGCGCGCTTGAGTCGAACAATCCGGAGCTGGCCATGCTCGATCGCAAGGTTTCCAGTGCGGAGGCGCGACGCGAGCTGGCCGCCCTCGAGAACCGCCCCGAGTTGACCTTTGGCGTGAACTATATCCAGACCGACGCCTACCCGGGGTCGACCGCCGCGGACGCCGGGAATGATCCCTGGGGTGTCACCATCGGGATCAGCATCCCGATCTGGGCTGGGAAGAATGAGTCGGCGCGGGGGGCGGCCCTGGCGGCCCGGTCGGCAGCCGGTAATGAGCGGCTGGACCGGGAGAACACACTGAAGGCGGAGCTGGCTGTGCGGTATTCAAATCTTGAAGACGCCAATCGCCGGCTTGAGCTTTACGGCGACAGGCTGCTCAGTCTGGCCCGCCAGGCTCTGGAGATCACGCGGGCCAGCTATGAAGCGGGTCGGGCGACCATCCTCGACGTGATCGACAGCGAGCGCTCCCTTCTCGAACTTGAACTCAGCTACTGGCGGGCGGCGGCGGACGCGTGGCAGAGCCGCATCCACATTCAGACCCTGGTCAACCGACCCATCCCCGATGTTTCACCGGAATCGTGA
- a CDS encoding LysR family transcriptional regulator, whose protein sequence is MEIHQIRYFLAIVREGNFTKAAKACHVSQPSLSQQILKLEDELGQPLFHRLGRRAVATDAGESFRPRAERIISEIENASRELVDLTKEGGGRLSVGGIPTVVPYLMPGVMAELRRSDPGLRVELREGILGPIIAAVRSGELDLAVTSRLDPESGLHFEPLLTEPLWLVLKADHPLAGLEAVPIESLRKEPFVFLGEASSLGHQVTRFLEVVGFAPDVVAHCSQVRTVKNLVAEGIGLSFLPAVAAGPVGRSRLVYRRLQGISPFRELGIVRHPQRYFGSGARRFTEATKAHVCALRESTIH, encoded by the coding sequence ATGGAAATTCATCAGATCCGCTACTTCCTTGCGATCGTCCGTGAAGGAAACTTCACCAAGGCGGCAAAGGCCTGCCATGTTTCCCAACCGTCGCTCAGCCAGCAGATCCTCAAACTCGAGGATGAATTGGGCCAGCCGCTCTTTCACCGGCTGGGTCGCAGGGCGGTGGCCACGGATGCGGGAGAGAGCTTTCGGCCGCGGGCCGAGAGGATCATCTCCGAGATCGAAAACGCCTCCCGTGAACTGGTGGATCTCACGAAGGAGGGAGGCGGCCGACTCTCCGTAGGGGGTATTCCGACGGTAGTTCCCTACCTAATGCCGGGTGTGATGGCCGAACTGAGACGATCCGACCCCGGTTTGCGGGTTGAATTGCGCGAAGGGATCCTCGGTCCGATCATCGCCGCCGTCCGATCTGGAGAACTGGACCTGGCGGTGACCTCACGGCTCGATCCCGAATCGGGACTCCACTTTGAGCCGCTTCTCACGGAGCCACTCTGGCTGGTCCTCAAGGCCGATCATCCGCTGGCGGGCCTCGAGGCAGTTCCGATCGAGTCACTCCGGAAGGAACCGTTTGTCTTCCTCGGCGAGGCCAGCAGTCTCGGGCACCAGGTGACCCGGTTCCTCGAGGTTGTCGGCTTCGCTCCCGACGTGGTGGCGCATTGTTCCCAGGTCCGGACGGTCAAGAACCTGGTGGCCGAGGGAATCGGACTGTCGTTTCTCCCCGCGGTGGCGGCCGGCCCGGTTGGCAGGTCCCGTCTCGTGTACCGGCGGCTTCAAGGGATCAGCCCGTTCCGCGAACTCGGAATTGTCCGCCACCCCCAGCGCTACTTCGGCTCGGGAGCGAGGCGTTTTACCGAAGCGACCAAGGCCCATGTCTGTGCGCTGCGGGAATCGACCATCCATTGA
- a CDS encoding PAS domain-containing protein, with the protein MSVSSTDSPPSNPLKLVSSPVQEPPRAQAAGEGILLLAPDGTIQFVDHAAADIFGYEPAALLEHHILELLEFAIETDPEGLRIQWDLLLSSALETRVPVPAARGDTGAPLTVHLRISDAGEAYFASIRTEPSPFAPVPTITTNPPVVAPDSDQKWSLLVDGTDFGLFDLNFGSGEIYYSPGWKKMLGFADDELPNAQSTWIDLIHPEDSDAAPHQSVRRKPDETRPFNLEFRMRCRDGGFKWLQSRGIQQFDADGKLNRVIGIHLDIQERKEIEEESIQNEDRFFTFLNHSDRGFFDLDFLEGTAFYSSVWRKQLGYSDQELDPTPKGFLELLPPGDAAAGLDSFFGDPELNRPTLSRRYRLKHKDGHWENLEASLIRVTNRNKDLVRVIGLQIQPGKSGGDSDHTTASAPLTAALDAVAEGVIVTDSKGRILLANRKAEVLTGVPPGTARGQELEKVFHCIRIANRERVDGMVDHVLTSRESIPLSDQFALEQPDGTDRPILLSCQMINDEASDLFGAALIFRDPGEMGKTPEEIITCNRMEALGTMAAGIAHDFNMIMAGILGGISLAKDKKELEPLDAAEKGCLRARELTRQMLSFAKAGNVGKKVQRLDRLIRDCVALATSGTSKKVASYVPNDLKTARVDAAQISQVVQNLILNALQATKEGDRIEIGAENVVLTDREIKDLPGGEYIRVAVGDTGDGIPAENMDRIFNPFFTTKERATGLGLAMVKTIIEKHEGAVRVESTEGRGAVFSLYLPVVEESAAEQADEKLAVKFGTGRILVMDDDQDICEVAAGMLEILGYECEVAKNGEEAIAMYRKYHNVSRPYDAVILDLTIVGGMGGEEALRQLKSIDENVRAIVSSGYNTDETEADYLAKGFTGVLSKPYRSADLGRVLKSVLG; encoded by the coding sequence ATGAGTGTGAGTAGTACCGATTCACCTCCCTCCAATCCCCTCAAGCTCGTCAGTTCTCCAGTTCAGGAGCCGCCGAGAGCCCAGGCCGCGGGCGAAGGCATCCTGCTCCTTGCCCCGGATGGCACCATTCAGTTCGTGGACCATGCCGCCGCTGACATCTTTGGCTACGAACCCGCGGCGCTTCTTGAACACCACATTCTGGAGCTTCTCGAATTTGCCATCGAAACGGATCCGGAAGGACTTCGAATTCAATGGGATCTCCTTCTGAGCAGTGCGCTCGAAACCCGGGTACCCGTGCCGGCTGCCCGTGGCGATACGGGCGCACCCCTCACCGTCCACCTCAGGATCAGTGACGCCGGCGAAGCCTATTTCGCCTCCATCCGGACCGAACCCTCCCCTTTCGCGCCCGTTCCGACGATTACGACCAACCCGCCGGTTGTCGCGCCCGACTCGGATCAGAAATGGTCCCTCCTGGTCGATGGAACCGACTTCGGCCTCTTTGACCTCAATTTCGGCTCGGGCGAGATCTACTATTCACCCGGCTGGAAGAAGATGCTCGGATTTGCCGATGACGAGCTGCCCAATGCCCAAAGCACCTGGATTGACCTGATCCACCCCGAGGACTCCGACGCGGCCCCCCATCAGTCGGTTCGCCGAAAGCCGGACGAAACCCGTCCCTTCAACCTGGAGTTCCGCATGCGCTGCCGCGACGGCGGATTCAAGTGGCTGCAGAGCCGGGGCATCCAGCAGTTTGATGCGGATGGAAAACTCAATCGGGTGATCGGAATCCATCTGGATATCCAGGAGCGCAAGGAGATCGAGGAGGAGAGCATCCAGAACGAGGATCGTTTCTTCACCTTCCTCAACCACTCGGATCGCGGGTTCTTCGACCTCGATTTCCTGGAAGGCACCGCGTTCTATTCATCGGTCTGGCGCAAACAGCTGGGCTACTCCGACCAGGAGCTCGACCCGACTCCCAAAGGATTCCTCGAGTTGCTGCCCCCGGGGGACGCCGCAGCCGGTCTTGACTCCTTCTTCGGCGACCCCGAATTGAACCGTCCCACGCTCAGCCGTCGCTATCGGCTCAAGCACAAGGACGGCCACTGGGAGAATCTTGAGGCCAGCCTGATCCGCGTCACCAACAGGAACAAGGACCTCGTCCGCGTCATTGGTCTTCAAATACAGCCGGGCAAGAGCGGAGGTGACTCCGATCACACCACGGCCTCCGCTCCCTTGACCGCCGCCCTCGACGCGGTGGCCGAAGGAGTCATCGTGACCGACTCAAAGGGGAGGATTCTTCTGGCCAATCGAAAAGCCGAAGTTCTGACCGGGGTGCCGCCGGGCACCGCGCGGGGGCAGGAACTCGAGAAGGTATTCCACTGCATCCGCATCGCCAACCGGGAGCGGGTCGATGGCATGGTCGACCATGTCTTGACCTCGCGGGAGTCCATCCCGCTCAGCGATCAGTTCGCCCTCGAACAACCGGACGGGACCGATCGCCCCATCCTCCTGAGCTGCCAGATGATCAACGACGAGGCTTCCGATCTTTTCGGAGCCGCCCTCATTTTCCGGGATCCCGGCGAGATGGGCAAGACCCCCGAGGAGATCATCACCTGCAACCGGATGGAGGCGCTGGGAACGATGGCGGCCGGCATTGCCCACGATTTCAATATGATCATGGCCGGAATCCTCGGCGGCATCTCTCTCGCCAAGGACAAGAAAGAGCTCGAGCCCCTCGACGCAGCCGAGAAGGGTTGCCTGCGGGCGCGCGAATTGACCCGGCAGATGCTTTCCTTCGCCAAGGCCGGCAACGTCGGCAAGAAGGTCCAGCGGCTCGACCGCCTGATCCGGGACTGTGTCGCCCTGGCCACCTCGGGAACCAGCAAGAAAGTCGCCAGCTACGTGCCGAACGATCTGAAAACGGCCCGGGTCGACGCCGCCCAGATCTCCCAGGTCGTCCAGAACCTCATCCTCAACGCGCTCCAGGCGACCAAGGAAGGCGATCGGATCGAGATCGGTGCGGAGAACGTCGTCCTCACCGACAGGGAAATCAAAGATCTCCCGGGAGGGGAATACATCCGGGTCGCCGTCGGCGATACCGGCGACGGCATCCCCGCCGAAAACATGGACCGGATCTTCAACCCGTTCTTCACCACAAAAGAACGGGCCACCGGGCTCGGACTCGCCATGGTCAAAACCATCATTGAGAAGCACGAGGGTGCCGTGCGGGTCGAATCAACCGAGGGCCGCGGTGCGGTCTTCTCGCTTTACCTCCCCGTGGTCGAGGAAAGCGCCGCGGAGCAGGCGGATGAAAAGCTGGCCGTCAAATTCGGAACCGGACGCATCCTCGTCATGGATGACGACCAGGACATCTGCGAAGTCGCCGCGGGCATGCTCGAAATCCTCGGCTACGAATGCGAAGTCGCCAAGAACGGTGAGGAGGCGATCGCGATGTATCGGAAATACCACAACGTCAGCCGCCCCTACGATGCCGTCATCCTCGACCTGACCATCGTCGGCGGGATGGGTGGCGAAGAGGCTCTCCGACAGCTCAAGAGCATTGATGAGAACGTCAGGGCCATTGTCTCCAGCGGCTACAACACCGATGAAACCGAGGCCGATTACCTGGCCAAGGGATTCACCGGAGTCCTCTCCAAGCCCTACCGTTCCGCCGACCTCGGCCGGGTGCTCAAATCGGTCCTGGGATAA
- a CDS encoding inositol monophosphatase, whose protein sequence is MRETSESELSGLDLEAVRDLLESFQVHLRDRILETRKMHHPDEMGEVAAVMAADTIYRIDRISEESVLDWFDANWPPALAAELVMEGLEDSERRIVPLSAAGTSPRLKVIIDPIDGTRGLIHDKRPAWILTGVAIWRGEATMLDGILVAVMTEVPTTRQWRSDQVSALRGGGETGVRAMTHDLVRGGRKPARLRRSESRSFEHGFATFARFLPEGKALLAAFEEEFWRVLSEKVGPFSQVFEDQYISTGGQLYELMAGHDRMVGDLRPLAFRRLGLKGRMVCHPYDICTSLILEEMGGMVVGPDGGPLRPGLNTTEAVSWIGFANPDLAGLALPVIRSLLPDFF, encoded by the coding sequence ATGCGCGAAACCAGTGAGTCGGAATTGTCGGGCCTGGATCTGGAGGCTGTCCGGGATCTTCTGGAATCGTTTCAGGTTCATCTGCGGGACCGGATCCTGGAGACGAGAAAAATGCATCACCCGGACGAAATGGGGGAAGTGGCCGCGGTGATGGCGGCCGACACGATTTACCGGATAGATCGAATCAGCGAGGAGAGCGTCCTTGACTGGTTCGATGCCAACTGGCCGCCGGCTCTGGCAGCGGAGCTGGTCATGGAAGGCCTTGAGGACTCGGAACGGCGAATCGTGCCGTTGAGCGCAGCCGGAACCAGTCCGCGACTCAAGGTCATCATTGATCCGATTGATGGGACCCGCGGACTGATTCACGACAAACGGCCCGCCTGGATCCTCACGGGAGTGGCCATCTGGCGTGGTGAGGCGACGATGCTTGATGGGATTCTCGTGGCCGTCATGACCGAGGTTCCGACAACGCGTCAATGGCGGTCCGACCAGGTCTCGGCCCTCCGGGGCGGGGGTGAAACCGGGGTTCGGGCGATGACCCACGATCTTGTCCGGGGCGGACGCAAGCCGGCTCGCCTGCGGCGTTCCGAATCGCGGAGCTTTGAGCACGGCTTTGCCACCTTTGCGCGGTTCCTGCCCGAGGGCAAAGCCCTGTTGGCCGCCTTTGAAGAGGAATTCTGGCGCGTTCTCTCCGAAAAGGTTGGGCCATTCTCCCAGGTTTTCGAAGACCAGTACATCTCCACCGGCGGACAGCTCTATGAGTTGATGGCCGGGCACGATCGGATGGTCGGAGACCTGCGACCTCTCGCCTTCCGTCGCCTCGGATTGAAGGGGCGGATGGTCTGTCATCCCTATGACATCTGCACCTCCCTTATTCTGGAAGAGATGGGCGGCATGGTGGTCGGGCCGGACGGTGGTCCGCTCAGACCCGGTTTGAACACGACGGAAGCGGTGTCGTGGATCGGGTTCGCCAACCCGGACCTGGCGGGCCTGGCCCTTCCGGTCATCCGGTCTCTCCTGCCGGATTTCTTCTAG
- a CDS encoding LacI family DNA-binding transcriptional regulator has product MKINQEDLAQRLGISRTTVSRSFSNHPAINPETRARVLALAEELGYRYAVPRSGRARERLRTTTVGVLIGTPKHYSETAMTSQAMLRGISERAATDRISLDVTYVDPARLDLSERNCRLLQRIRAGHWNGAILIYPFEREAVGILAKRLMAVSVIEDYGEFGIDCIDTDQAAGIHSLVQHLNSIGHRRIGFLTWRYGIETPWAYRRFGAYAESLLRQDLTYSPEWAINIRPSDRCGEVEAAERVARLVREKGVTAWVCAADHQAYHLISALEKYGLRVPEDCSVTGFDGIARPSGSPVLTTVIVPYEDMGGSAVIRLRGRIEHPSAPRRHNLVSGRVLIGQTSAPPTRLRTASSRG; this is encoded by the coding sequence ATGAAGATCAATCAGGAGGATCTCGCGCAACGCCTCGGGATATCCCGAACGACGGTTTCCCGTTCGTTTTCCAATCATCCGGCCATCAATCCGGAGACCCGGGCCCGGGTGCTGGCTTTGGCCGAGGAACTGGGCTACCGGTATGCGGTGCCCCGATCGGGTCGGGCCCGGGAAAGGCTGCGAACCACCACGGTCGGGGTCCTCATTGGAACGCCGAAGCACTATTCCGAGACGGCGATGACGTCCCAGGCCATGCTCAGGGGGATCAGTGAACGGGCGGCGACCGACCGGATCTCCCTCGACGTGACCTACGTGGATCCCGCCCGGCTCGACCTGAGTGAGCGCAATTGCAGGCTACTTCAGCGGATCCGGGCCGGTCACTGGAACGGTGCCATCCTCATCTATCCTTTCGAGCGGGAAGCGGTCGGCATCCTTGCCAAGCGGTTGATGGCGGTTTCGGTGATCGAGGATTATGGGGAATTCGGTATTGATTGCATCGATACCGATCAGGCTGCGGGCATCCACAGCCTGGTCCAGCACCTGAACAGCATCGGGCACCGGCGGATCGGATTCCTGACCTGGCGTTACGGGATCGAGACTCCCTGGGCTTACCGTCGGTTTGGTGCCTATGCCGAAAGTCTCCTCAGGCAAGATCTGACCTACAGCCCGGAATGGGCGATTAATATCCGACCGAGTGACCGGTGCGGAGAAGTGGAGGCGGCAGAACGGGTGGCACGCCTGGTCCGTGAGAAGGGAGTGACCGCATGGGTCTGCGCGGCCGATCATCAGGCCTATCATCTGATTTCCGCGCTCGAGAAATACGGACTGCGGGTGCCGGAGGATTGTTCGGTCACCGGTTTTGACGGGATTGCGCGCCCTTCAGGCTCGCCGGTTCTGACCACTGTGATCGTCCCTTATGAAGACATGGGCGGCTCGGCCGTCATCCGCCTTCGGGGGCGCATCGAGCATCCGTCGGCCCCACGGCGTCATAATCTGGTTTCCGGGCGTGTCCTGATCGGGCAGACATCGGCACCGCCGACACGGCTCAGGACGGCAAGTAGCCGGGGCTGA
- a CDS encoding NAD(P)H-dependent glycerol-3-phosphate dehydrogenase: MNFCVIGAGAWGTAFALHLVRLGHSVTLVGRRLDLATRIASEHENADYLPGVDLPPSLQIGCEIKPALMEAEVVVLASPSHGLREWCRRIAGVRESSTRLWAAVSLSKGLELDTHRRPLEVIAEELPGLAPIALSGPTRAEDVAVGKPTAMVLAAAEGLPDLTSLQAALSGPALRVYLSDDPIGVELGACLKNVYAIAAGCCDGLELGDNARAALLTRALAEMVRVGTALGAITETFYGLSGFGDLVATCCGVWSRNRDFGFQIGRGSTPAS, encoded by the coding sequence ATGAATTTCTGTGTGATCGGCGCAGGGGCCTGGGGCACCGCTTTTGCCCTGCATCTGGTTCGTCTGGGACACTCGGTGACCCTGGTTGGTCGGCGGCTTGACCTGGCGACCCGCATCGCGAGCGAGCATGAGAATGCGGATTATCTCCCCGGGGTCGATCTGCCGCCGAGTCTTCAGATCGGATGCGAGATCAAACCCGCGCTGATGGAGGCCGAGGTTGTCGTCCTGGCCTCGCCATCCCACGGACTTCGGGAGTGGTGCCGCAGGATTGCCGGGGTGCGGGAGAGCTCCACGCGACTGTGGGCGGCGGTCAGCCTGAGCAAGGGTCTTGAACTGGATACGCACCGGCGGCCCCTGGAGGTGATTGCGGAGGAATTGCCGGGATTGGCACCGATCGCCTTGAGCGGACCGACCCGCGCCGAGGATGTGGCCGTGGGCAAGCCGACCGCGATGGTTCTGGCGGCAGCCGAGGGATTACCTGACCTGACATCGCTCCAGGCGGCCTTGAGCGGACCTGCACTGCGGGTCTACCTCAGTGACGACCCGATCGGAGTCGAGTTGGGGGCCTGCCTCAAGAACGTCTACGCGATCGCCGCGGGTTGTTGCGACGGGTTGGAACTGGGCGACAACGCACGGGCGGCCCTGCTCACGCGGGCATTGGCGGAGATGGTCCGGGTTGGCACCGCCCTCGGCGCCATCACTGAGACTTTTTATGGGTTGAGCGGATTCGGGGATCTCGTCGCCACCTGCTGTGGCGTCTGGAGTCGCAACCGGGACTTCGGCTTTCAGATCGGTCGCGGATCGACTCCGGCCAGCTGA
- the panB gene encoding 3-methyl-2-oxobutanoate hydroxymethyltransferase yields the protein MKGMAGRNTVQQIRRMKGRQQVVAITAYDTNGARHASEAGVDLILVGDSVGNAVLGFPSTVPVTLDMIVHHSAAVVRAQPKAVVVADLPFAEARYSMDHLLDSCRRLIQETGVDAVKLEGGLGIARSVANLVAAGIPVLGHIGLLPQRINDLGSYRRFGKNLDEKERLLADARALEEAGAFAVVGEMIDPETAGTIRDALSIPLIGIGSGDRCDGQIRVVTDLLGLGSGPVPSFAKVYADLGKATREALAAYAADVRSIFGVDPP from the coding sequence ATGAAGGGCATGGCAGGACGCAATACGGTGCAGCAGATCCGTCGGATGAAGGGCCGGCAGCAGGTTGTGGCGATCACTGCCTATGACACCAACGGGGCCCGGCATGCCTCGGAGGCGGGTGTGGATCTGATTCTGGTCGGGGACTCGGTCGGGAATGCCGTGCTTGGTTTCCCCAGCACGGTGCCGGTCACCCTCGACATGATCGTGCACCACTCGGCCGCCGTCGTCCGGGCTCAGCCCAAGGCCGTCGTGGTGGCCGATCTTCCCTTCGCGGAGGCCCGCTACAGCATGGATCACCTCCTCGACTCTTGCCGCCGCCTGATCCAGGAGACCGGCGTGGACGCGGTAAAGCTCGAGGGCGGACTGGGTATCGCCCGCTCGGTCGCCAATCTGGTGGCGGCGGGGATTCCGGTCCTCGGGCATATCGGACTGCTGCCGCAGCGGATCAATGATCTGGGCAGCTACCGCCGCTTTGGAAAGAATCTTGATGAGAAGGAGCGGTTGCTGGCGGATGCGCGGGCGCTCGAGGAGGCCGGTGCTTTTGCCGTCGTTGGAGAAATGATTGACCCGGAAACAGCGGGAACGATCCGCGACGCGCTCTCGATTCCGCTGATCGGGATCGGTTCCGGCGACCGTTGCGACGGCCAGATCCGGGTGGTGACCGACCTGCTGGGGCTCGGCTCCGGTCCGGTTCCATCCTTTGCCAAGGTCTACGCCGATCTGGGCAAGGCGACCCGGGAGGCTCTCGCCGCCTATGCGGCCGATGTCCGCTCCATTTTTGGTGTCGATCCGCCATAG